tttatttaaatctatgttattaaacaattttgaaaatgtgaaCTACTTCTAAAATTTAgtataaaatgaaagagaaactgtAAAGCTTTCACAACATGCATTTATAGATCTAACACCACATTTTCTGTGTTGTACGGGGAtgataaaatgtgtttttctaTTTAGAAATAGTTATcataataaaggaaattaattatGACCAGGTGAGCCCGCAATTTCTTTGGCCGGCTATTGGGCTTAAAATTCGTCCGCGCgcttaataattattcaaaatggcgcAGATTTTGAACATCGCCCGTCCAAGTAACCAAAAATCTCGAATCTTCACGCCTGGCATGCACAGGTATCCCATCGACCACAGGATCCCCAAAGATTACGAAGCGTTCTCCTAACGTCGAACGCAACAACTTGTATTGACCGTGGCACCAATCCATATgtttccacaaaaaaaacaacgcTTCTCTTGCCTtatctctgcaaaaaaaatatttgaatgaacaataaataattaaacGAGAAATATTACAAGATCAGAATCAGTTAATAAAGGTTATCTACATGGTTATTTTTCTTATATCAAGGATTTTGTATTGTGTTTGTATTGACTATTTTGTATCCATGGAGACCGTCTGTTAAGGTGGTCTTCcactcaaattttaaaaaaattcagtttatgCTTTACCTAAGTTATTTAAGTACCATTGGAGAGATCACCTCAAACTGAtacttttaagaattttgatAGACATGtcgttgccatggtaaccaaGTTTTGGGCCCCCAACTGTGAAAATAATGGTGTTCTTGTAAAAAGGATATCTCAAGAACTAGCGGTCCTATTCACCTGAAATTGGTATCAAAACTAAGTACAAAGATGGCTTTATGTCATGAACCTCAGAAAACCCATATTTTTTATGCCAAGCTATTATAAAATTGCAACTGTTCCTTGAttacaacatttttgtttgtattatcACCATGGATACATCTGTCAACAACCATGTAACTAAAAATCACTAATAATTTTAGGTTCACAACACAGAACTATACTCAAGCAAACCTCCCTGAAAATTTCATCCCTTTTGGTTTAATACTTTTCAAGAAATCCTTTTTGCCGTGACGGGCACTCTCTCACAATTGCAAAACTGAGAAAATCAAGTTTAAAGATTTAAGTTGATCAATCAAAATAATCACTAAAGCAACTGGTGCCTTTTGGAAAGTTTAAGCTAAGCTCTTTGATGTTCTCATTAAAATGCACCAGGTGCATATATGTCACCCTCCTTTTCCTGggatttgtcattttttttctttctttttcccctGAGTAGCCTCCTCCTTGTCTTGTTCTTCTCTTGGAACTTGTATTCAGCTTTCAAAACACGAATCTTGTCCAACTGCTGGCATTCATTTATACAGAATTCACCTGGGGGAATTCCAAGACTCTCAAACACTTTAATAGCTGCTCTTGAACCAATATTAAAGTGAGCGACAGCATCATAAACCCCCAGCTGCAGTACTTCAGAACCAACAAACACCCCCTTTGGCACACGCTCCCAAACCATACCATTGAGTGACTCATTCTGGTTTTGAGTCTTGCCATCAAGACATTTGCTGAGAAGGCTGTCCTCACTCAACCTTTTATAAATGGGTTTGATTTCCTCTCTGACATCTAAAGGTAGGCCAGTTCCATGTTTGAAAGTGTTTGTCCTATTGACCTTGTCCCGCTGAAAACCACACCAGCTTTCAGGACCCTCAGGGCAATGCCCATGGTAATTACTGTCTGCAGAAGAAGCACAGTGAAACAAGCTGGCATAAATTGCCTTCTTCATGGCAGCAAGATCACCTGAGTTGCTTCGAATGGCAATTCCATAGTAATTTTGCAGTCTGTCAATCATGGCATCTGTCAGCCTGCCTTTCCCACCCatccctttcttttccttctttaactTTCGTAAAGCTGTTCCCAGTCGTTTTTGAACATGGCCAACACATTCCTTCTTTTGAACTTCAATATCATAGACTTGGTATACATCTTTGACTAATGAGTAACTTTTGCTGTCACCATCGCCATAATATTCATCATACTGCAGCTTATGCAGATCTACTGACCTTTGAAACATTCGAAGGGCGCCTTCTGGTTCCATAGCTGGTGCTGAACCCTTAAAGTTTGCCTTGCAAGAGGCTCTGTGGTCTGCTCTCCATGCAGTAGTTTCTGGGGTGTCAGGATCATTTTCATGCTCCCTGCACTTGATACAAACTTTGCTTAGGGGCTCAACATCTACCACTTTCCCTGTATCCATGCTAATAGCACTCACACAGccatttaaagaagaaaagccTCTTCTCTGCCATGTTCCATCAACAGACACTCCACATCTTGCTATGCCCTCATCTGAACCTGGCTTGATATCGTGAATCTCTCTTGCAGTATCACGCATTGTCTCCAGTGAGATCTTCTTTACTGCTCGGAGTATTTCTTTATTATGGCGAGCATATGGTGTAGGTCTAGGAGGTGGCGGCATGTTCATAAGTCCACAAAACCTCTTACCTGCCGCACGTCCACAACCAACAGATCTTGAAGCATACACAAATCTTCTGTTTACTTCAAAGAAACGGCCTATTTGAGCTGAAGTAAAGAATTCCATAGACCAACCACACGAGCAGCAAAGCAAACGAAGATTCGAGGCACAACCTTTGCGTTTCATAGCTTGCTCTTGTAAAATTAAATCACAAACAAAGCATTCTTTGCATGGCATACATTCCATCACAGAAGACAAAATTCTCATATCTACAAACCGAAATCCACTTATGATTGACTCCTTACACTCCTTGATACCCTCAGAAGATGCGGTGGTCAGACCTGCTGGAATCTTGCGGGCAGAAGCTGAACATTCTTTCCCAAGACCTTTGGTGCTGACActcgttttttccttcttcgaACGCTTCGATTCAGTAGAGTACTGGTTTCCACGATATTTACGCTTTTTTGTGTAACCAGAACGAGCCTTTGGTggcattgataaataaattatcaagCAAAATCGCAATAGGAATAGAGTGAACGAATACGACCAAAATGGTGGATGATAAGTTGGGAAATAGTGTCGCCACATATCATCCGCCATTTTGGGTGCTCGTAACTCACTGCATGTATGCCTGATTGAAATGTCAATAAACAACGGGAATAACCAGGGAGGGGTCCCAGGAGAAATTCCGTCGTTTCCTTTTGACTGCAACTgcgttttgttttcataaacaaACCGTTGCTATGGTCGTTGCTAAGGTGAAAATTCATACTCGCTAAGGAATTTAGCAAAATTTTTGACTTTACCTCCTGAATATGGAAAAAAGGAAGCTGTAGAATGAAAGAGTAATGGTTAAAGATACCAAAAAGcaccattttcaaaatgaaagttttttgacaaaaaatacaaatttttgaGTGGAAGACCACCTTAAGATGTACCCTGTTTGAGATCATtatgaaataaaagttatttgaacaaGTGTCTTAATTTCTTGAGGTTGAAGCGACACCTTAATCCACGTCTCACCTTTAagctttttcctctttttgagGTGGACTGGATCTTGTGCCGAAATCTCCGTTCGCCTTGCACCGGAGCTTGCCCCACACGTTCGAGACCAGATTCCACCAGTCGGTATccaatcttttaaaataatttttcgaaacatttttcaaacaacttttaaaaaatgtttttaataattcttttgacaattttttaaatttgtattttttttatttagctaaaaccgtggctctcataatatttttctcaccttacccacaagattttcaaatttcctttgttcctGTTCGTatgtccggccaagcctttTTGGTCTTTGGCCCCATTATAGccgctaactatggcttataaatacaggcgttaaattttaacttgtaaattaaaactccctgaagaagtctacgacagtttgaaaaaacgcgtcggagaatatTGTTCGCAAAGTGCTGCTCACCAGCtcagttttatttccaaaaaacagctcaaacagtGTTTTGGGCCTTCCAGATTCTTCCCTCTATCTCCTACCTACCTTCGTCTTTTATTTGCAAATTGAACGGTTTGTGGAGCGATCGGGGGTTCAgcgagctctgaaaagagctcccgatcacaTATAGTTTGTTTGGCGATCGGGGGTCCAACGggctctgaaaagagctcccgatcatTAAAAGTTTGTGGGGCGATCGTGGGTtctgaaaagagctcccgatTACATAAAATTTGTTGGGCGATCGTACgatgaaaactgaaaaggatAAGGGTTCCCGTCGACCAATTTTCGAAATTAAAACGTATTATGCTAGAGGAAAGATTTAACTTCCATTTGCTGATTTGTCGTGGTTGATAAGGGTTTCCAGAAAAGTGACTTTCAAACTAAAACCGACCGAATTCTGAGTATTTTCAAGGACAAAAGGGCAAAGGGATGGACCTATCTGAAAACGCTCTCGTGTCATGAAGTCTGATGACTAAATTGAGATTTTGAATGCATGGACCAATTGGAAAATCTTTGTTAGTCCGTCTGTTTTTTTGAGCGCATGAAGTGTTCTTCCGAACCTAGATTAATTGAGCTGGAATGTGAAATTCTTACCTCACCCAGGAAGGCACATAAATGTCTCTCACAGGTTccattaaaaattattcttgcTTAAGCATGCCAAAGTGAACTGAAACGATAGAGCACATTTCCTATTTTCATGCATGCCAAAAAACTTTTCGTTTATGTCTGGAATACTGACGTACCCATCACTGACCTGACAAAGCTTTCCTTTTCCGTGGAATCCTCCTTCCTTTTGAGAACCTAGAAACATATAGGACATTTAAGAGAAGATTCGAGCTGAAAACGGAAAACTTTGCCAAGAATGTCGAAGAATGTATAACCATAATCAAATGAATTAAAGTTCACAAGACAACCAGGTGCACAATCAGGCATgatttgatgctactctggtatACTGATTGAGTGGATGGTTGTATTCAATATATCTTTAAACCGGAGTAAAAATTGATGGAATTTCCATGACCATTGAGTCATGGTAGTCACCTGGTTAGCTTTAGCAGAATCGAGGTCTTATATGAAAAGAAGAGGTCTGTAAATTTGTATTTCTATCCAGCGCTggatccattttgaaatcactagtGATTCTTGTAATCTAGTTGGCTCTCTGAAATAGAGTCTTCTTACGAATCGCACTGTTGTTGCCTCAAATCGCATCTTTATCCCAGGAAAGGACAAAGATGCCATAAATTTAAACAACGAATCAGATATTGCAAGGGTTGTTTTGAGTGATCAATCAAATCGCAAGGGTATGAAGGGAGGGCGAAGGGGGGGTGGGtaacatggttttcaaggggaaCGAAGGAGGGATCAGTCTCTGCTAATAGAGTATTaaaggggactatagaaaattgacagcCTGAGAGCGTGGTTGTTCAGTGcgtagcgttatccacccttcgaacAACCTGGGCCTGAAAACCTTTGGGAGGATCTGGTAAATTTTCTTGTGACTCAACCAAAAGTTTTCcaccaaaatttttatttaaacgaGATTCTAGGCGCGGTATAGACTTGCCAGTACAATACTTTCTGCGGAAAATTGCGAAAACATCAGTTTAGCTCTGCTGATATGGATTTcgaatattttcctttaatcgTCCCTTTGAACAGACAGAATGCCTAACAATAAACTTGCGACTTAATTTTATAGCTTTTTAAGCAGCTTTgtcttttcaagttttttttagtcCACAAGTTTCGTGTCACTAAAATAGAATTTCTTGCGACTGTGTATTTCTTCTTACAAACTCTTAACGCTTAGAGTAATTAATTTCTCATGTAAATCCTTGAGTTGTTTCGgcttttatttggttcttcctttttcttgaaaGTTGGTGCATAATTGCCACAGAAACATCCTGATAAAAATCAGTCAGTGGCACAACTCACGTCTTGTCAATAAATAGGTGGGAATTCACCAATTCTGCTTGAGAGGCTGGTCTCTCTCAAAGGACCGAAGGGAGATGGTTGTGCCTCTATCTCTGGACACAAACCAGAGTTATGCGAGTTACCAATGGTTATGGAAGGATGTGACTGAAAGGAGatatgaagaatggagaatgggaaGTGAAGAACGAGAAATGGAAAATGGGAAATGGAGGATGGGCAACGGGAAATGAAGAATAGGCAATGGAAAATGGAGAACGGGAAATGGGAAATGGAGAGTGGGCGATGGGAAATTGGAACTGGTAAATGGGGAACGGAGATGGGAGAATTGAAAATGGGAAAAAGGACAATGAGAAATGAATAATAGGCGAtgggaaatggaaaatggagaattgagaatggatAATGGAGATTGGAGAATGGGAAATAGAGGATTAGAGAtgtaaaaaaggaatttgagaaaggaaaattgaaaatggagaaTAAGGGATAGAAAATCAGGTGTTCCAGGGAACATTGATGACTGCTTTAGGATTGGAATTTCACTCATGAAAAAATGTCTGAAGCTGTATGCTAAGCTTTATTCATCAAATATTATTGTGGCTTCGCCTCTTGGACTGAGGATGATAATCATTGGAAGTGCAGGGTATTTCTATAAAACTATAAAACTATAAAACATTACTTATGTAAATTCATACATAGCAACTAGCCTGTATTAGAAACAAACATCCTTGGTCCCTGTGCTATTTACTAAATCTCTCGAAAACAATCAAGCTTTGTTACTTTTTCCacaaagagagaaaatcaagcaaatttGATTTCCATCAGataaaaatgtgtttattttcaaggatttttgTGATAGTTGTATTTTTGtgcttgattttcaattttggtcTATTTGAGTCTATTATAACATTCCCAGTCTGTGCTAAGAGACTGAGACAAGTCTCATTTATCAGTCGATCTTTCATTTTAGTCCGCACCTTATTCCTACGTAACTTTTCCTAGTTCAGGTACCGAGGGAGATAACACACCAGCATTATATATTTAAGACTTGAACAGTTTTTATCTTGACAGGCAGCCCTATTAAATAAACAGTGATGC
This region of Pocillopora verrucosa isolate sample1 chromosome 3, ASM3666991v2, whole genome shotgun sequence genomic DNA includes:
- the LOC136279461 gene encoding uncharacterized protein yields the protein MWRHYFPTYHPPFWSYSFTLFLLRFCLIIYLSMPPKARSGYTKKRKYRGNQYSTESKRSKKEKTSVSTKGLGKECSASARKIPAGLTTASSEGIKECKESIISGFRFVDMRILSSVMECMPCKECFVCDLILQEQAMKRKGCASNLRLLCCSCGWSMEFFTSAQIGRFFEVNRRFVYASRSVGCGRAAGKRFCGLMNMPPPPRPTPYARHNKEILRAVKKISLETMRDTAREIHDIKPGSDEGIARCGVSVDGTWQRRGFSSLNGCVSAISMDTGKVVDVEPLSKVCIKCREHENDPDTPETTAWRADHRASCKANFKGSAPAMEPEGALRMFQRSVDLHKLQYDEYYGDGDSKSYSLVKDVYQVYDIEVQKKECVGHVQKRLGTALRKLKKEKKGMGGKGRLTDAMIDRLQNYYGIAIRSNSGDLAAMKKAIYASLFHCASSADSNYHGHCPEGPESWCGFQRDKVNRTNTFKHGTGLPLDVREEIKPIYKRLSEDSLLSKCLDGKTQNQNESLNGMVWERVPKGVFVGSEVLQLGVYDAVAHFNIGSRAAIKVFESLGIPPGEFCINECQQLDKIRVLKAEYKFQEKNKTRRRLLRGKRKKKNDKSQEKEGDIYAPGAF